One Setaria italica strain Yugu1 chromosome II, Setaria_italica_v2.0, whole genome shotgun sequence DNA segment encodes these proteins:
- the LOC101783299 gene encoding auxin-responsive protein SAUR72 yields the protein MAKGGLSKLKCMIKRWHSSSRISRTPTGCSARSHDSAGAGFVLEDSWRRGVAPSSVVAIGGGGRGSVSFHGADGVPPGLHPVYVGKSRRRYLIAADLVGHPLFQNLVDRSGGAGVGAGGTVVGCEVVLFEHLLWMLENADPQPESLDELVEYYAC from the coding sequence ATGGCGAAGGGCGGGCTGAGCAAGCTCAAGTGCATGATCAAGAGGTGGCACTCCTCGAGCAGGATCTCGCGCACGCCAACGGGTTGCTCGGCGCGCTCGCAcgacagcgccggcgccggcttcgTCCTGGAGGACTCGTGGAGGCGGGGCGTCGCGCCCTCGTCGGTCGTCGCCAtcggcggaggaggcagggggtCGGTGTCGTTCCACGGCGCGGACGGCGTGCCCCCGGGCCTCCACCCTGTGTACGTCGGCAAGTCGCGCCGCCGCTACCTCATCGCCGCGGACCTCGTCGGACACCCCCTGTTCCAGAACCTCGTCGACCGCTCGGGCGGagccggcgtcggcgccggcggcaccgTCGTGGGCTGCGAGGTCGTGCTGTTCGAGCACCTCCTCTGGATGCTCGAGAACGCCGACCCGCAGCCGGAATCGCTCGACGAGCTCGTCGAGTACTACGCGTGCTGA